One segment of Eschrichtius robustus isolate mEscRob2 chromosome 3, mEscRob2.pri, whole genome shotgun sequence DNA contains the following:
- the RHEX gene encoding regulator of hemoglobinization and erythroid cell expansion protein, with product MLTEEMKVWHGVVIAVVSLVLQACLLAAVNYLLSRRMAKENERILKKARLQVPRPSPAHYCPPAAKEMKETRAERSTPVPEPRYLHDSDTSSDSSDSSDGSPPTHQATKDVNYTQVVFSAPGGRRNDSVLDYENIEEATDYINVKPKSHKPSFWTSVNPGVFEPVEYPSGHVNSRLFNGV from the exons ATGCTGACGGA AGAAATGAAGGTCTGGCACGGAGTAGTGATCGCAGTGGTGTCTCTGGTACTGCAGGCCTGCCTCCTCGCAGCCGTCAACTACCTGCTCAGCAGGCGCATGG CCAAGGAGAATGAGCGGATACTGAAAAAGGCCAGGCTCCAggtccccaggcccagccctgcccactacTGCCCACCTGCTGCCAAGGAGATGAAGGAGACTCGGGCAGAGAGAAGCACTCCTGTGCCTGAACCCCGTTACCTGC ATGACAGTGACACGTCCTCAGACAGCTCCGACAGCTCGGACGGCTCACCTCCCACCCACCAG GCCACCAAGGATGTGAACTACACACAAGTGGTCTTTTCAGCTCCTGGAGGACGAAGAAATGACTCTGTCCTGGACTATGAGAACATAGAGGAAGCCACAGATTACATCAATGTCAAACCAAAAAGCCACAAGCCCAGTTTCTGGACTTCTGTGAACCCTGGTGTCTTTGAGCCAGTGGAATACCCAAGTGGCCATGTGA